In candidate division WOR-3 bacterium, the genomic window CCAAATTTACAAATGCGATATCTGCGGGAATATTGTTGAAGTTCTTCACCCCGGAGCCGAAGCTCTTGTCTGTTGCGGTCAACCCATGAAAATCAAGAGTGAACTGACAAAAGAAGGTGCTGGAGAAAAACATGTCCCGGTGGTAGAAAAGTCCGGCGGGAAGGTAAAAGTTAAAGTCGGATCTGTCGCCCATCCCATGGAAGACAAACACTATATTGAATGGATAGAGGTACAGTGCGGGGACAAAATCTGCAAGAAATACTTGAAACCAGGGGACTCTCCTGAAACTGAGTTCGAAGACTGCCCTGACGGAGAAATAACAGCGAGAGAATACTGCAACGTGCACGGACTTTGGTCCATTAAATAGGAGAAAAAATGTTAGACCCCAAAATGCTGAAATCCTTTAACGATCAAATAAACGCCGAATTGTATTCCGCTTATCTATACCTTTCTATGTCGTCTTACTTCCATGGCCTTAACCTCAAGGGCTTCGCGAACTGGATGAGGGTTCAGGCGAAGGAAGAACTCGGACACGCCATGAAGATATTCGATCATGTAATCGAAAGAGGAGGAAGAACTGAACTTTCAAAAATCGATACCCCTCCTAAAGAGTGGTCTTCCATTGTGGAAGTTTTTCAGAAAACAGTCGAGCATGAAAAACATGTCACTTCTTTGATCCACAATCTTGTAAAAACTGCGAGGGAATCCAACGACTACGCCTCGGAATTTTTTTTACAGTGGTTCGTGTCAGAACAGGTTGAAGAAGAAGCTTCTGCCCAAGAGATTCTCGACGAAGTTGAGATGATAAAGGAAACCAAAAACGGAATTTTCATGCTCGATAGAGAGCTTGGAAAGAGAAAGTAAAGAGATGAGCCCGACGAAAAAAAGCATACTCGAGATAGAGGGACTCAGCCTTTCTTTGAACGGCAAGAGTATTTTAAAGGATCTTACTGCAGAGATTTGGCGAGGATACGTTCACGCCATTGTCGGTCCGAACGGAGCCGGAAAATCCACTCTCGCAAGCGTAATAATGGGTTTATCGGGATACGGAAATTTCGAAGGTGAAATTTTTTTAAACGGGAAACCTTTGAAGGGACTCGGAATTTACGAAAGGGCTAAACTCGGATTGACTTTGGCTTGGCAGGAACCCGCGAGGTACGAAGGTCTGATGGTCGGAAATTTCGTGTGCGCTTCAAAGGGAACCGGCAGTGATCACAAATACGCTTCGAAAGCTTTGAAAGCTGTCGGGCTCGAACCGAAAGAATACCTGAAGAGGAGCACGGATAAAACTTTGAGCGGAGGCGAGAGAAAAAAAATTGAACTCGCCTCTATTTTCCTCATGAAACCAAAAATCGCTATCCTCGATGAGCCTGATTCAGGAATAGACGTGGAGTCGCTTCAGAGAATTTTCGAAATTGTCCTGAAACTAAAAAAAATGGGCACCACGGTGATTATGATAACCCACAGCTTAGAGGTCCTCAGGCATTCAGATCACGCTTTTTTAATGTGTGACGGAAGAATTGTCGACAAGGGATCAACCCTGAAAATATCTAGGTATTTTAAGAAAAAATGTGTGCCTTGCAGGCATAAAAACAAACCGGATAGAGGAATTTATGGAAGATAGGGCGATTCAACTTTTTTCAGAGACAGGACAGGATATTGAAGACCTTACCAACCCAAACGTCGCGCATCTGATTATCAACAACGATAAAGTGGTAAGTAAAAATGATGTCGAAGGGCTTTCGGTCAAGACCTATGGAATAGAAAACGGGGTTCACATTGTTTTGAATCTTTATCCGGGGATAATCATAGAAAGACCTGTTCATTTATGCTTTGGAATGCTTTTGGAAAACGGGATACAGAACATACAGATGGAGACAGTTATCGGTGAAGGTTCATCGATAAATGTCCTCTCTCATTGCGTTTTTCCGAACGCTGTTGATATTCAGCATATAATGAACAATAGGATAAAACTCGAAAAAAAAGCAGTTTTTAGATATTATGAAAGGCATGTTCACAGCGAAAACAGCGGAATGAGGATCGTTCCGAAATCATATATAGATTTGGCGGAAGGGGCGAGGTTTGCTTCTGAATTTGTCCTTTTGAAGGGACGGGCTGGAACTGTTGACGTCGAGTACGAGGCTAAATGCGGTGCGAATTCGGTCGTCGAGATGTTGACGAGAATAAGCGGCAGAGGCGACGATAAAATCTCGATAAAAGAGACTGGGTTGCTCGAAGGACAAAATTCAAGAGGCGTGCTAAAAACCAAAATCGCTCTCAGGGACAATTCCCGTGCTGATGTCTTCAACAAACTCATAGCGCAGGCAGCTATGGCGCGAGGGCACGTTGACTGCAAAGAAATCGTAATGGACCAAGCGATAGCCAACGCAGTTCCAATAGTTGAAGTAAGACATCCAAAGGCTCATGTAACCCACGAAGCTTCTATTGGAAGTGTCGACAACAAACAACTTGAAACTTTGATGTCAAGAGGCATGACAGAGGAATCCGCAGAAGAACTGATAATTGGAGGTTTGCTTTCCGGATGATATCTGGGAAAAACATCGCTTTGGTTGGGGCTTCAAAGAATAGGGAGAAATTCGGAAATGCCTTATTCAGATACCTCAAGATGAGGGGATACAACGTCTATCCGGTCAACAGAAATGGCGGAATTATCGAAAACACAAGGGCTTATCGCACTATAGAGGAATTGCCTGAAGGTGTGGATCTTGTTGTTTTTGTCGTCCCGAAGAATGAATCTTTTGAGGTTTTGAAAAAGGCGGTCGAATTAGGTCATAAAAAATTTTGGTTTCAGCCCAATACTTTAGGAAAAGATGCCGAAAAGTATCTCGCCGAGATACCCCATTTGAAATATACCGCTGGAAGATGCATCATGACAGAGACGTAGATGTCTCTTTTTTTATTGACGGCTCTGATTTCATTGGCAGGAATGTTTTTCACAGCGGAAGACTCAGCTGTTTTTGAAACGACAACAACTGATACCATAGTCGCTCTGCCGTTTGGCTCAAGCCCAGAGTTTTACTCGAACGGGCTCATCCCTCAGGATTATGAAATACTCGACTCTCTGAGGGTAGATATTAATGGAGACTGCTTGGAGGAAGAGGTCTATCTGATAAAAAGACGTTTCAGAGACTGGCCTTTTTCCAAGTTTTATCAAATGGAAAGTCGCATATCGGAAAACCACGATGAAGATACGATGTCCTGCAGCGTTTTCGTCTTCGGCAGAAAATCCGAACAAGACTCAACCCAGAGTTTTTTATGGGGAGGGTCGCCAATGTTCATACCTTTTATTGCGATTGAACCCTACGATGCCGAATTAGACGGAGTTTTCGAGATTGCCGCCCTTGAGAGCAGATATTCTCTATGGGAAAAAAATATCGCGACATCTGTGGGAATTTGGAAATGGGACGTCTTTGGATTCAGAAAAGTCTGTTCAACTGGAGAAATAAACTTTAACTGCACTGAATTTAAAACTTTTATCAATCTCGATGGAACAATGATTTTAGGTTTAAAATATCGATGGGTGCATGAAAATAAAAAACATGGCGACTCTGGTAACGGGGTTGAAGGGATAAAAACTAAAAGAGCTAAACCCTTTCGGTTTTGAAAATTTATGCAATGCAAATGTATGATTGAACTCCGAAGGGTATGACATAGTCTTTGAAAAAAAAATAAACTGTAATAAAATACTAATGTGAGGTGAGTTGTCAAAGAAACACTTATCGCGGATTGAGATGTTTTTTTCGTAAATTCGGAGGAATTAAAAAAGAAAATTTTACACGTGGCCTTGTCACCCGTAGAGGAGGAGACGTTATGTCAGTTAAAATTTCTGTCGCCATTTACGCTTTTGTTGTCTTTCCCGCTTTTTTATGGGCTGGTTTCGACATTTCAGATTCCATACCAGAGACTTATCAGGGTGTTGATTTTAACTACCCTTTGAACCCTGGACAAATTCAGTTTCTCGAGTTAGCACATCTGAATCAGAGGGCGGTGAATTATTTAAGCCAAAACGGTTTTGTAGTCGTTCCAGACGACTACAAAGATTTCTACATGCTGTATGAAAATTTCAAGTATGATTCAATACCGTCCTACGTGACAGCAGACGCCATGCTCAACACTTATCACATTGTATTCAACAAGATCATCAGAGATTTGGAAGACAGATTCTTGAGAGAAAGACTCACAGAATTGACAAAAGACCTTTGCAAAACAGCTCGAGAAAAGTACATGGAATTCAAAGGCACTGGATTTGAAGATGCGGCTCTCGACGTTTGGGCTTATTTTGAAGTGGCTCTTTACTTGCTGGAAGAAAAACCTTCCGACTTTCCTGAAGAGATCAAGGATGTAGCTCAGAGCGAGATCGAAATGATAATGCAGGCCAAAGGCATTGGAGTCTCTGAATTAATGACTATTGGTGAAGATGTGTACCAGGAAGATTACAGCCAATACAAACCGAGAGGACACTATGAAGGAAAACCCGAAAGGGAGAGATACTTCAGGGCGATGATGTGGTATGGAAGAATAGCTTTCAACACCGGCAAGATGGACGGATTGAGAAGGACAATTATTTTCGCTTCCATCATGTCCGATTCAGAACACGGCTTTGTTGAAAGATGGCAAGAAATAACTTCGCCGATAGAATATTTTGTCGGAGGTACGAAAGAAATTACTGTTTCTGACATAGATCCGATATTCGAAAAGGTATACGGTGAAAACCCGAGGACGGAAGAGGTTTTGAGACTTACGAAGATTTCTGAATTCGCCCTGGAAATAAAGGAAATTTCAAAATGCCAAGACCTGCCATTTAGAGTTGAGGAGGAGCATCTCTTCAAGTTTATGGGTCAAAAATTTGTCCTCGACACGGAAATTTACAGGAAACTGGTGTTTGAAGCAGTTGGGACTCTCGATAATCCGCGTGATCTCCCAAAAGCACTCGATGTCTTCGCGGTTTTTGGGAATGAACAGGCTCTGGAGATACTCGAAAGAGATGGAGACACTGAATTTTTGAATTACTCCAAGAACATTGAAAAACTGAGAACAATCGCTCAAAGTATGACGAGACAGAATTGGGAAAGAGACGTATACACCTATTGGCTGTTTGTCCTAAAAACTTACACCAGAGACAAAGGAGCTTCTTACCCGTCTTACATGAGAAAACTGTCTTGGCTTTTCAGAAACCTCTACGCCGCGCTCGCCAGTTACACCGAACTGAAACACGACACAATTCTCTACGCGAACCAGGTAATGGCTGAAAGCGGTGAAGACATACCTTTTGAAAAATATCTCTGCAGTGTCGAACCCGATCCGGTTTTCTTTTTTTCTCTTTTAAACCTCATAGGTTTGACAGAAGAAGCACTTGAAAAAACAGGTTGCGAGATGGATGACTCCAAAACTCTTCTTTCAAATCTTGAAGACGAGACAAGTCTTCTAGCCGGTATCGCTCTGAAAGAGCTGAGGGGAGAGGAACTCGAATACGAAGAATTCGATATTCTCTATTATTTCGGAGGTTGGCTTGAATGGATGGTTTTCGAATCAGCCGACGACAGAGCGGGAAGCCCTGACTACGAATGGGCAGGAGTGGTCGCGGACATAGCAACAGATCCAAACGGAAGAGTACTGGAAGAGGCTACTGGGAAGATATTCAGGATATATGTAGTGATACCAGGAAAAGGCGGTCGTCCTCAAATCGCAGGCGGGGGGGTTTACTCATACTATGAATTTCCATGGCCGATTTATGACAGGTTGACGGATTCAAAATGGAGAAAAATGCTCAAGGAGAATTCGGAGCCATCAAGACCGTGGTGGTCTGAATCTTTTATTGTGGAATGAACTTTCTGCCTTTCGGTATAGATTTAACGTTGCTCGAAGTTTTAAACAGATACTTGCACAGTGTTCCATTGGACTATACTTTCTGCTTTTTTTCCGACGAAAGGTCTTCTTTGATACCAATTTTCCTGTCTCTTGTTTTTTTTCTG contains:
- a CDS encoding desulfoferrodoxin, whose amino-acid sequence is MTQRSQIYKCDICGNIVEVLHPGAEALVCCGQPMKIKSELTKEGAGEKHVPVVEKSGGKVKVKVGSVAHPMEDKHYIEWIEVQCGDKICKKYLKPGDSPETEFEDCPDGEITAREYCNVHGLWSIK
- a CDS encoding ferritin; translated protein: MLDPKMLKSFNDQINAELYSAYLYLSMSSYFHGLNLKGFANWMRVQAKEELGHAMKIFDHVIERGGRTELSKIDTPPKEWSSIVEVFQKTVEHEKHVTSLIHNLVKTARESNDYASEFFLQWFVSEQVEEEASAQEILDEVEMIKETKNGIFMLDRELGKRK
- a CDS encoding ATP-binding cassette domain-containing protein, which gives rise to MSPTKKSILEIEGLSLSLNGKSILKDLTAEIWRGYVHAIVGPNGAGKSTLASVIMGLSGYGNFEGEIFLNGKPLKGLGIYERAKLGLTLAWQEPARYEGLMVGNFVCASKGTGSDHKYASKALKAVGLEPKEYLKRSTDKTLSGGERKKIELASIFLMKPKIAILDEPDSGIDVESLQRIFEIVLKLKKMGTTVIMITHSLEVLRHSDHAFLMCDGRIVDKGSTLKISRYFKKKCVPCRHKNKPDRGIYGR
- a CDS encoding SufD family Fe-S cluster assembly protein, with protein sequence MEDRAIQLFSETGQDIEDLTNPNVAHLIINNDKVVSKNDVEGLSVKTYGIENGVHIVLNLYPGIIIERPVHLCFGMLLENGIQNIQMETVIGEGSSINVLSHCVFPNAVDIQHIMNNRIKLEKKAVFRYYERHVHSENSGMRIVPKSYIDLAEGARFASEFVLLKGRAGTVDVEYEAKCGANSVVEMLTRISGRGDDKISIKETGLLEGQNSRGVLKTKIALRDNSRADVFNKLIAQAAMARGHVDCKEIVMDQAIANAVPIVEVRHPKAHVTHEASIGSVDNKQLETLMSRGMTEESAEELIIGGLLSG
- a CDS encoding CoA-binding protein; the protein is MISGKNIALVGASKNREKFGNALFRYLKMRGYNVYPVNRNGGIIENTRAYRTIEELPEGVDLVVFVVPKNESFEVLKKAVELGHKKFWFQPNTLGKDAEKYLAEIPHLKYTAGRCIMTET
- a CDS encoding DUF3160 domain-containing protein; protein product: MSVKISVAIYAFVVFPAFLWAGFDISDSIPETYQGVDFNYPLNPGQIQFLELAHLNQRAVNYLSQNGFVVVPDDYKDFYMLYENFKYDSIPSYVTADAMLNTYHIVFNKIIRDLEDRFLRERLTELTKDLCKTAREKYMEFKGTGFEDAALDVWAYFEVALYLLEEKPSDFPEEIKDVAQSEIEMIMQAKGIGVSELMTIGEDVYQEDYSQYKPRGHYEGKPERERYFRAMMWYGRIAFNTGKMDGLRRTIIFASIMSDSEHGFVERWQEITSPIEYFVGGTKEITVSDIDPIFEKVYGENPRTEEVLRLTKISEFALEIKEISKCQDLPFRVEEEHLFKFMGQKFVLDTEIYRKLVFEAVGTLDNPRDLPKALDVFAVFGNEQALEILERDGDTEFLNYSKNIEKLRTIAQSMTRQNWERDVYTYWLFVLKTYTRDKGASYPSYMRKLSWLFRNLYAALASYTELKHDTILYANQVMAESGEDIPFEKYLCSVEPDPVFFFSLLNLIGLTEEALEKTGCEMDDSKTLLSNLEDETSLLAGIALKELRGEELEYEEFDILYYFGGWLEWMVFESADDRAGSPDYEWAGVVADIATDPNGRVLEEATGKIFRIYVVIPGKGGRPQIAGGGVYSYYEFPWPIYDRLTDSKWRKMLKENSEPSRPWWSESFIVE